One genomic segment of Thermodesulfobacterium sp. TA1 includes these proteins:
- a CDS encoding aminoacyltransferase, translating to MGIVYDEVWFTTSREIKVCEENIKNLTQKLEALEKEFNLKAHELDEKDVENNPKLKKLWQTYKALEREKQRLTEFKAFMEKG from the coding sequence ATGGGGATAGTATATGACGAGGTCTGGTTTACCACTTCTCGAGAAATAAAGGTCTGTGAAGAAAACATCAAAAACCTAACCCAAAAATTAGAAGCTTTGGAAAAAGAATTTAACTTAAAAGCTCACGAATTAGACGAAAAAGACGTAGAAAACAACCCTAAGCTTAAAAAATTATGGCAAACCTATAAAGCCTTAGAAAGGGAAAAACAACGCTTAACAGAATTTAAAGCTTTTATGGAAAAAGGTTAA
- the fliS gene encoding flagellar export chaperone FliS yields the protein MVKTVYNYLENQVKNADPLDLVIMLYGKAIACLKISKNTIEAGLNTPEDVKKKAENLSKATEIIAYLQGSLNFEKGGEIAKNLNEVYQTLLNELLVANSRNDVQKIADSIEVLEKLKKTWEELKCQDQT from the coding sequence ATGGTTAAAACTGTTTATAACTATCTTGAAAATCAAGTGAAAAATGCAGACCCTCTCGACTTAGTGATTATGCTTTATGGTAAGGCTATAGCCTGTCTTAAAATATCTAAAAACACCATAGAAGCAGGGTTAAACACCCCTGAAGACGTAAAAAAGAAGGCAGAGAACTTAAGTAAAGCTACAGAAATCATAGCTTATCTTCAAGGGTCGCTTAACTTTGAAAAAGGAGGGGAGATTGCTAAAAATTTAAATGAGGTCTATCAAACCCTTTTAAACGAATTACTTGTAGCCAATTCTCGAAATGACGTGCAAAAAATTGCAGACAGTATAGAGGTTTTAGAAAAACTTAAAAAAACTTGGGAAGAGCTTAAGTGTCAAGACCAAACCTAA
- the fliD gene encoding flagellar filament capping protein FliD, with product MAETPLYLNNVTGMLDIDSMVQGILQPKLKKFAKLQQDKASLQLKNTAIENLLGAIKSAQASIDSLNVEDLFKGKTATVGDSSILSASATKETPNVSLNITVSQLAQTETRVSTQGVNSLSSSIEATNFTLKYYTSNTDYLSFNINFSGGNLQNLVDAINQAQDKVTASIFFDGTSYKLMLAEKNANSSTKETQDTDAVIQIENLPSTLGDLVTMQEAKNTKIQLGTNTIESPDNTLTNLLPGLTLNIKKTGSTSINIKDDYSAVSSNLSKVLENLNSVINLIKSNTDKNQLFQGNVMFTQVKTQFLSNLQPLIKLGIINAADDGTFSLNTSTLNSLLSSNPDQVKQAIYEFKNNFSKTLTNLNSTFNAYQSRQNLQIELIDKKISSLQESIAKEENRLRLTFSKIEALMYQNDQLKYRIQSFATPISESK from the coding sequence ATGGCTGAAACACCTTTATATTTAAACAATGTAACCGGAATGCTTGATATAGATTCTATGGTTCAGGGTATCTTGCAACCCAAGTTAAAAAAATTTGCAAAACTACAACAAGACAAAGCCTCTCTTCAACTTAAAAACACGGCTATAGAAAACCTACTTGGAGCTATAAAAAGCGCTCAAGCATCGATAGACAGTTTAAATGTTGAGGACCTTTTTAAAGGTAAAACTGCTACGGTAGGAGATAGTTCAATCCTTTCTGCTTCGGCTACCAAAGAAACCCCTAATGTTTCGCTAAACATAACCGTATCTCAGCTTGCCCAGACAGAAACCAGAGTATCTACCCAAGGGGTAAACAGCTTGTCAAGCTCTATAGAGGCCACCAACTTTACCTTAAAATATTACACTTCTAATACCGATTATCTCTCTTTTAACATCAACTTTAGCGGAGGCAACCTTCAAAACTTAGTTGATGCTATAAACCAAGCTCAAGATAAGGTTACAGCCTCTATTTTTTTCGATGGAACTTCTTATAAACTTATGCTCGCTGAAAAAAACGCAAATTCTTCAACCAAAGAAACTCAAGATACGGATGCGGTTATACAAATTGAAAACCTTCCTTCTACTTTAGGAGATCTTGTTACGATGCAAGAAGCCAAAAATACCAAAATTCAATTAGGAACAAACACGATAGAAAGCCCTGACAACACTTTAACTAACCTCCTCCCTGGGTTAACTTTAAACATAAAAAAAACAGGTAGTACTTCGATAAACATAAAAGATGATTATTCAGCAGTTTCTTCCAATTTGTCAAAAGTTTTAGAAAACCTTAATTCTGTGATTAATTTAATAAAGTCTAACACCGATAAAAATCAACTATTTCAAGGCAATGTAATGTTTACCCAAGTTAAAACTCAATTTTTAAGCAACCTACAACCACTTATCAAATTAGGAATAATCAACGCAGCAGATGACGGAACCTTCTCGTTAAACACTTCTACCTTAAACAGCTTGCTATCAAGCAACCCTGACCAAGTAAAACAAGCAATTTACGAATTTAAAAACAACTTCTCAAAGACTTTAACCAATCTCAACTCTACTTTTAACGCCTACCAAAGTAGACAAAACCTTCAAATAGAACTTATAGATAAAAAAATTTCCTCTTTACAAGAGAGTATCGCAAAAGAAGAAAACAGGCTAAGATTAACCTTTAGCAAGATAGAAGCCCTTATGTACCAAAACGACCAGTTAAAATATAGGATACAGAGTTTTGCTACCCCAATATCCGAATCTAAATAA
- a CDS encoding flagellar protein FlaG, which yields MNIKKIDSQSFDLFLSGQEVSIKPRDQTSSLNRASDKTFSLSKEDLFQEPSTIDPKELKETLKNFNKLVDLLNKRLDPLNKELKIEIDQDLNIPIFKILDKETKEVLRQIPWEESLKLLKYFREMNFSDNINLEKLKGLLLQKEV from the coding sequence ATGAACATAAAAAAAATAGATAGCCAGTCCTTTGACCTTTTCTTATCTGGACAAGAAGTTAGTATAAAACCTAGGGATCAAACGTCTTCATTAAATAGAGCTTCTGATAAAACCTTTTCCTTATCTAAGGAAGATCTTTTTCAAGAACCCTCAACCATAGACCCTAAGGAACTAAAAGAGACCTTAAAAAATTTTAATAAATTGGTTGATCTCCTAAACAAACGTTTAGACCCACTTAATAAAGAACTTAAAATAGAAATAGACCAAGACTTAAATATTCCTATCTTTAAAATATTAGACAAAGAAACTAAAGAGGTTTTACGTCAAATACCTTGGGAAGAAAGTTTAAAGCTTTTAAAGTACTTCCGAGAAATGAATTTTTCTGATAATATAAATTTAGAAAAGTTAAAAGGGTTGTTACTCCAAAAAGAGGTATAA
- a CDS encoding Mrp/NBP35 family ATP-binding protein encodes MVGKEKGFLMDQQDKKVREQLNKIKHKIMVMSGKGGVGKSTVSVNLAVGLSLQDFMVGLLDVDLHGPSIPKMLGARDLRISRKPDGRMGAIKYSPNLNFLSIEPLLPSEDTAIIWRGPIKHSAIKQFIGDIDWGELDYLIIDAPPGTGDEPLTVAKTIPDAYALIVTTPQEVSLIDVKKSIRFCQKIKMRILGIVENMSGFICPHCGKPIDLFKRGGGQKLADEFGLRFLGRIPVDPRVVDTGDTGRPVIAAYPESITAKAFEELVRNIVAATEEMKADVLEERFMRVAVPVTTPPNKIEPSLENFDMFLVYDIENNKILVKDLIKKPQNQDLFSFLAEQVATHILLYNPPKELADSLVQQRIKVLVAETPEENPDNLIEEYLAQKALNY; translated from the coding sequence ATGGTTGGTAAGGAAAAAGGCTTTTTGATGGACCAGCAAGATAAAAAGGTAAGAGAACAACTTAACAAGATAAAACATAAAATCATGGTAATGTCTGGTAAGGGTGGGGTAGGTAAAAGTACGGTATCTGTTAACCTGGCTGTAGGTTTATCTTTGCAAGATTTTATGGTAGGTCTTTTAGACGTAGACCTTCATGGACCAAGTATTCCTAAGATGTTAGGAGCAAGAGACCTTAGGATTTCTCGTAAACCAGACGGAAGGATGGGAGCCATAAAATATTCCCCCAACTTAAACTTTCTTTCTATAGAACCACTTTTACCTTCTGAAGATACAGCCATCATTTGGAGAGGGCCTATAAAGCATTCTGCCATTAAACAGTTTATAGGAGATATAGACTGGGGAGAGCTTGATTATTTAATAATAGACGCCCCTCCTGGTACAGGAGACGAGCCTTTAACCGTAGCTAAAACTATACCTGATGCTTACGCTTTAATCGTTACCACCCCTCAAGAAGTTTCTTTGATAGACGTAAAAAAGTCTATTAGGTTTTGTCAAAAGATAAAGATGAGGATTTTAGGAATTGTAGAAAACATGAGTGGTTTTATCTGCCCTCATTGCGGCAAACCGATAGACCTTTTTAAAAGAGGAGGAGGACAAAAATTAGCTGACGAGTTTGGGTTAAGGTTCTTAGGAAGGATTCCTGTTGACCCAAGGGTAGTTGATACAGGGGATACTGGAAGGCCGGTGATTGCTGCTTATCCAGAAAGTATTACAGCTAAAGCCTTCGAAGAATTGGTTAGAAATATTGTTGCTGCTACCGAAGAGATGAAGGCAGATGTTTTGGAAGAAAGGTTTATGAGGGTCGCGGTACCGGTTACTACTCCTCCTAACAAGATAGAGCCATCTTTAGAGAATTTTGACATGTTTTTGGTGTATGACATAGAAAATAACAAAATTTTGGTAAAAGATTTGATAAAAAAACCTCAAAATCAAGACCTTTTTTCTTTCTTGGCAGAACAGGTAGCTACCCATATTTTACTTTATAACCCTCCTAAAGAGCTTGCTGATAGTTTAGTCCAACAAAGAATAAAGGTTTTGGTGGCTGAAACACCAGAAGAGAATCCTGATAATTTGATAGAAGAATATCTTGCCCAAAAAGCTTTAAACTATTAA
- a CDS encoding sigma-54-dependent Fis family transcriptional regulator gives MPHKEVVEQLERKNKELLALLEISKILSSSFNLQHNLYQSLKVLSDILDMKRATITLYDSETNTLHISVAYGLTPEQIKRGIYKKGEGIVGKVFDTGEPIVVPNIGKEPMFLNKTGARLTKENISFLCLPLKIEGEVLGVLSVDRIFSEDIDLKEDIRFLNIVSTLFSQYLKLYQMFKKEKEEKESLSLELKGKYQFRNLIGVSDKMQQVFKLALKAAKCKANILIIGESGTGKELIAKAIHFESDRANGPFVAINCAAIPETLLEAELFGYKKGAFTGALISKPGKFELANGGTIFLDEIGDLPLSLQAKLLRVIQEKTFERIGDTKPIKVEVRIIAATNRDLEAMIREGTFRDDLYFRLNVIPIYIPPLRERKEDIPLLVEHFLKKFNQEYNKNVQVSAEVMEKLVAYHWPGNVRELENTLERLVVLAEKEFISLEDLPFYIRQASLEFKIKREKDFQEKLLPNQIELIEKKAIEEALKACKYNQTKAAKLLGLTKRQISYRIKKYGILTE, from the coding sequence ATGCCTCATAAAGAGGTTGTAGAACAGCTTGAAAGAAAAAATAAAGAACTTTTAGCCTTGCTTGAGATTAGTAAAATATTAAGTTCCTCTTTTAACTTGCAACACAATCTTTACCAAAGTCTTAAAGTTTTATCAGATATTTTAGACATGAAAAGAGCAACTATTACCCTTTATGACAGCGAAACCAATACTTTACATATTTCCGTAGCTTATGGACTTACACCAGAACAGATAAAAAGGGGTATTTATAAAAAAGGAGAGGGTATAGTAGGTAAGGTTTTTGATACCGGAGAACCTATAGTAGTACCTAATATCGGGAAAGAACCGATGTTTTTAAACAAAACCGGAGCAAGATTGACTAAAGAAAACATTTCTTTTTTATGTTTACCTCTTAAGATAGAAGGAGAGGTTTTAGGAGTTCTATCAGTAGATAGGATATTTAGTGAGGATATAGACCTTAAGGAAGATATAAGATTTTTAAACATCGTATCTACTCTTTTTTCCCAGTACTTAAAGCTTTATCAGATGTTTAAAAAAGAAAAGGAAGAAAAAGAAAGTTTATCTTTAGAACTTAAGGGAAAATATCAGTTTAGAAATCTTATAGGTGTCTCTGATAAGATGCAGCAGGTGTTTAAGCTTGCACTCAAAGCAGCTAAGTGTAAAGCTAACATTTTGATTATAGGAGAAAGTGGGACAGGAAAAGAACTTATAGCTAAGGCCATTCATTTTGAAAGCGATCGGGCTAATGGACCTTTTGTAGCTATTAACTGTGCTGCCATTCCTGAAACCCTTCTTGAGGCAGAACTTTTTGGCTATAAAAAAGGGGCTTTTACCGGGGCGCTTATTTCAAAGCCAGGTAAATTTGAATTGGCCAATGGAGGAACCATATTTTTAGACGAGATAGGAGATTTGCCTTTGTCTTTACAGGCTAAACTTCTAAGGGTTATTCAAGAAAAAACTTTTGAAAGGATAGGAGATACTAAGCCGATAAAGGTAGAAGTAAGGATTATAGCTGCAACCAACAGAGATTTAGAAGCTATGATAAGAGAAGGTACCTTTAGAGATGACTTGTATTTCAGGTTAAACGTTATACCTATTTATATACCCCCGCTAAGAGAAAGAAAAGAAGATATTCCTCTTTTAGTAGAGCATTTTCTAAAAAAATTTAATCAAGAATATAACAAAAATGTACAGGTTTCTGCTGAAGTAATGGAAAAGTTGGTAGCTTATCATTGGCCTGGGAACGTAAGAGAACTTGAGAACACCTTAGAGAGGTTAGTAGTATTGGCGGAAAAGGAGTTTATTTCCTTAGAGGATCTTCCTTTTTATATAAGACAAGCTTCTTTAGAATTTAAGATTAAAAGAGAAAAAGATTTTCAAGAAAAACTTTTGCCCAATCAGATAGAACTCATAGAGAAAAAGGCTATAGAAGAGGCACTCAAAGCTTGTAAATATAATCAAACTAAAGCAGCTAAACTTCTTGGACTTACCAAAAGACAGATAAGCTATCGTATCAAAAAATATGGCATACTCACAGAATAA
- a CDS encoding FMN-binding glutamate synthase family protein, whose amino-acid sequence MSVYPGQPNASSATGTRNRVSDPAPYSGICSVCLDGCPGFCEVGKSSFRGREILYPQPFGKVTAGATKKYPVDYSHLNIQGTCVGAVGVEPDPDKATFPAVNTEREIGRNYKIKLRIPIFTGALGSTDVAKNNWDELAIGAAISGIMVVIGENVVGMDPDAKFKNGKVTKSPELERRVKAFKNWYEGYGEVILQQNVEDSRLASAEYAIEKLGVNCIELKWGQGAKDIGGEVKLRTLERALELKKRGYIVVPDPENPVIQEAFKKGEIKEFERHSRLGMVDYDDFMKTVEHYRKVGAKFVSLKTGAYRITDLARALRFASDAGIDLVTIDGAGGGTGMSPWRMMNEWGIPTIYLQSIAYNFAKELAARGKYVPDLAIAGGFSLEDHIFKALALGAPFFKAVCMGRALMIPAFVGKNIANWYKEGKLPPEIKKYGDSLEQIFINTEILKKKYGKDFERIPWGAVAMYTFVERLTIGLKQLMAGARKFSIEYLDRNDLVALTKEAAEVTGIPYVMEADMEKAYEILLG is encoded by the coding sequence ATGAGCGTTTATCCAGGTCAACCCAACGCTAGTTCAGCAACAGGTACCCGTAACAGGGTTTCTGACCCAGCACCTTATTCTGGTATTTGTTCTGTCTGTTTAGACGGATGCCCAGGTTTTTGTGAGGTTGGTAAATCCTCTTTTAGAGGAAGAGAAATTCTTTATCCTCAACCTTTTGGAAAGGTCACTGCTGGTGCTACCAAGAAATATCCAGTAGATTACTCTCATCTTAACATTCAAGGAACCTGTGTAGGAGCAGTAGGTGTTGAACCAGACCCAGACAAGGCTACTTTTCCTGCGGTTAACACCGAAAGAGAAATAGGAAGGAATTACAAAATTAAGCTTAGAATTCCTATTTTTACCGGTGCGTTAGGTTCTACCGATGTTGCCAAAAACAATTGGGATGAGTTAGCCATTGGCGCTGCTATCTCTGGTATAATGGTAGTTATTGGAGAAAATGTAGTAGGTATGGACCCTGACGCCAAGTTTAAAAATGGGAAAGTAACCAAATCTCCAGAGCTTGAAAGAAGGGTTAAAGCCTTTAAAAACTGGTATGAAGGTTATGGAGAGGTTATTTTACAACAAAACGTAGAGGACTCAAGGCTTGCCTCTGCCGAATATGCAATAGAAAAATTAGGGGTTAATTGCATCGAACTTAAGTGGGGGCAGGGAGCTAAAGACATCGGAGGAGAGGTTAAGTTAAGAACTTTAGAAAGGGCTTTAGAGCTTAAAAAGAGAGGTTATATCGTTGTACCTGACCCAGAAAATCCTGTTATTCAGGAAGCCTTTAAAAAAGGAGAAATTAAAGAATTTGAAAGGCATTCAAGGCTTGGAATGGTAGATTATGATGATTTTATGAAAACTGTAGAACATTATAGAAAGGTTGGTGCTAAGTTTGTTTCTTTAAAAACCGGTGCTTATAGGATTACTGACCTTGCTAGGGCTTTAAGGTTTGCCTCTGATGCTGGTATTGACCTTGTTACTATAGACGGAGCTGGTGGTGGAACTGGTATGAGCCCTTGGAGAATGATGAACGAATGGGGTATTCCTACCATCTACTTACAGTCTATAGCCTATAATTTTGCTAAGGAACTTGCTGCCAGAGGAAAATACGTGCCTGATTTAGCTATAGCAGGTGGGTTTTCTCTTGAAGACCACATCTTTAAAGCTTTAGCCCTCGGTGCTCCTTTCTTTAAAGCAGTTTGTATGGGAAGGGCTTTGATGATACCTGCTTTTGTAGGTAAAAACATAGCTAACTGGTATAAAGAAGGGAAACTTCCTCCTGAAATCAAAAAATATGGCGACTCTCTCGAACAGATTTTTATCAACACAGAAATACTTAAAAAGAAATATGGAAAAGATTTTGAAAGGATACCTTGGGGTGCTGTAGCTATGTATACTTTTGTGGAAAGGCTTACCATCGGTTTAAAACAACTTATGGCCGGAGCCAGAAAGTTCTCTATTGAATATCTTGACAGAAACGACTTAGTAGCCCTTACTAAAGAAGCTGCTGAGGTTACAGGTATTCCTTATGTGATGGAAGCTGATATGGAAAAGGCTTATGAGATTTTGTTAGGATAG
- a CDS encoding glutamine synthetase family protein: protein MVTEKPRDKKDVQELIKKYNVKFVSLWFTDILGQLKSFTVAVEELEAAFEEGMGFDGSSIHGFARIDESDMIAIPDPTTFALLPWTFPERNTARMFCDIYEPGGNPYKGDPRYILKMNLEKAAKLGYTFYIGPELEFFYFKTDKYPEPLDEAGYFDYSLDAAENIRRDTILTLEKMGIKVEYSHHEVAPSQHEIDLRYAEALTMADIVMTYRVVVKEIAKRYGVYATFMPKPLFGKCGSGMHTHQSLFVGDKNAFFDASDPFYLSKLAKHYTAGLLKHIKEITLVLNQWVNSYKRLVPGYEAPVYICWARRNRSALIRIPLYKPGKEKATRIELRSPDPACNPYLAFACMLNAGLKGITESYELPQPVEVDVYHLDPEERASLGIDNLPGSLIEAIEYAEKSELLKETLGEHTFYNLIESKKREWDEYRIQVFPYELERYLPIL from the coding sequence ATGGTAACAGAGAAACCTAGGGATAAAAAAGATGTGCAAGAACTTATCAAAAAGTATAATGTTAAGTTCGTTAGCTTATGGTTTACCGACATTTTAGGGCAGTTGAAAAGTTTTACGGTTGCGGTTGAGGAGTTAGAAGCTGCCTTTGAAGAAGGAATGGGTTTTGATGGGTCTTCTATTCATGGTTTTGCAAGGATTGATGAGTCAGACATGATAGCTATCCCAGACCCTACTACCTTTGCCCTTTTACCCTGGACTTTTCCTGAAAGAAATACCGCCAGGATGTTTTGTGATATCTATGAGCCAGGTGGTAATCCTTATAAAGGTGATCCAAGGTACATTCTTAAGATGAACCTTGAAAAAGCCGCAAAGCTTGGTTATACCTTTTATATCGGTCCAGAGCTTGAATTTTTCTATTTTAAAACAGATAAATATCCAGAACCTTTAGATGAGGCAGGATATTTTGACTATTCCTTAGATGCCGCTGAAAATATCAGAAGAGATACTATCCTTACTTTAGAAAAAATGGGAATAAAGGTTGAGTATTCCCACCATGAAGTGGCACCATCTCAGCATGAAATCGATTTGAGATATGCTGAAGCTTTAACGATGGCAGATATTGTTATGACCTATAGAGTAGTGGTAAAAGAGATAGCTAAGAGATATGGAGTTTATGCTACCTTTATGCCTAAGCCTCTTTTTGGAAAATGTGGAAGTGGTATGCATACCCATCAATCCCTTTTTGTTGGAGATAAGAACGCCTTTTTTGATGCAAGTGATCCTTTTTATCTTTCCAAGCTGGCAAAACATTATACTGCAGGCCTTTTAAAGCATATCAAAGAGATAACCTTGGTGCTTAACCAATGGGTAAACTCTTATAAAAGGCTTGTCCCTGGGTATGAAGCTCCGGTTTACATCTGCTGGGCAAGAAGAAACCGTTCTGCCCTTATCAGAATACCTTTATACAAGCCTGGAAAAGAAAAGGCTACCAGGATTGAGCTTAGGTCTCCTGACCCTGCTTGTAATCCTTATTTGGCTTTTGCTTGTATGCTTAATGCAGGTCTAAAAGGTATTACCGAAAGCTATGAGCTACCTCAACCGGTAGAAGTTGACGTTTATCACTTAGACCCTGAAGAAAGGGCTTCCTTGGGTATAGATAACCTTCCCGGTAGTTTGATAGAAGCTATAGAATATGCCGAAAAAAGTGAATTACTAAAAGAAACCTTAGGAGAACATACTTTTTATAACCTTATAGAAAGCAAAAAAAGAGAATGGGATGAATATAGGATACAAGTTTTCCCTTACGAGTTAGAAAGGTATTTACCTATTCTTTAA
- a CDS encoding NAD+ synthase has protein sequence MCTLNIGLVQINPVLGDFEQNLNKVLEVWTQVDGHSHIVILPELALCGFFPADLFFETDFLLNLNKTIKKLIEASENFNSTLIIGTPYFDRGLFNSALVIKKGAVLAGYYKRCLNETLNERKYFYQGFKPLIINFKKFKIGISIGWDCWKDNGWFHFYEDMDIDLLINLGAFPYYVGSFQERQKVFKALAQRFNSYIVCSNLVGGQECWVFDGRSFVIDPYEETAVLLSGFKEDFCIFSIDYESILRKKLSNTQAKKEIEPCKFCVFDEIFLEDKRTPLRFDGKKEPSLAEEEKVYKALVLSLRDYVEKNKFKKVVLGLSGGMDSSLVACIAVDALGKERVIGVFMPSPFTSKESKEDAEALAQNLGIEFLEYPIGEVFETFRKTLGYSDFDVADENLQARIRANILFYLSNKKGYLVLCTSNKSEASVGYGTIYGDMAGGFAPIIDVYKTMVYRLAKYRNHLKPDIPERVFLKVPSAELRPGQTDYEVLPPYEILDQILYLYLEKKYSCQAIIEKGFEKSVVEKVLAMVKRAEFKRKQAPFGPKVTKISLVADRNYPVV, from the coding sequence ATGTGCACACTAAACATAGGGTTGGTCCAAATAAACCCGGTTTTAGGAGATTTTGAACAAAATTTAAATAAAGTTTTAGAAGTTTGGACTCAAGTTGACGGACATTCCCATATAGTAATTTTACCAGAACTTGCCCTTTGTGGCTTTTTCCCTGCAGATTTGTTTTTTGAGACTGATTTTCTTTTAAACTTAAATAAAACAATAAAAAAATTGATAGAAGCCTCAGAAAATTTTAATTCAACCCTTATCATAGGAACCCCTTATTTTGACCGAGGACTTTTTAACAGCGCTTTAGTAATTAAGAAAGGGGCAGTTTTAGCAGGCTACTATAAACGCTGCTTAAACGAAACCCTTAATGAAAGAAAGTATTTTTATCAGGGTTTTAAACCTTTAATCATAAATTTTAAGAAGTTTAAGATAGGAATTAGCATAGGCTGGGATTGCTGGAAAGATAATGGCTGGTTTCATTTTTATGAAGATATGGATATAGACCTATTGATAAACTTAGGGGCTTTCCCTTATTATGTAGGGTCTTTTCAAGAAAGACAAAAGGTTTTTAAAGCCTTAGCTCAGAGGTTTAACTCCTATATAGTTTGTTCAAATCTTGTAGGTGGGCAGGAATGTTGGGTTTTCGACGGAAGGAGTTTTGTGATAGACCCTTATGAGGAAACTGCAGTCCTTCTTTCAGGATTTAAAGAAGATTTTTGCATTTTTTCAATAGATTATGAATCAATTCTTAGAAAAAAACTATCTAACACACAAGCTAAGAAAGAAATAGAACCTTGCAAGTTTTGTGTCTTTGATGAAATTTTTTTAGAGGACAAAAGAACGCCTTTGAGGTTTGATGGTAAAAAAGAACCAAGCCTTGCCGAAGAAGAGAAAGTTTATAAAGCTTTAGTTTTAAGCTTAAGAGATTATGTAGAAAAAAATAAATTTAAAAAAGTGGTGTTAGGTCTTTCTGGAGGAATGGATTCTTCCTTAGTGGCTTGCATAGCGGTTGACGCTTTAGGTAAAGAAAGAGTAATAGGGGTTTTTATGCCTTCTCCTTTTACTTCTAAAGAAAGCAAGGAAGATGCTGAGGCCCTTGCCCAAAATTTAGGGATAGAGTTTTTAGAATATCCTATCGGAGAGGTTTTTGAGACTTTTAGGAAAACCTTAGGCTATTCTGACTTTGATGTAGCTGACGAAAACCTTCAGGCCAGAATTAGGGCTAACATTCTCTTTTATCTTTCTAACAAAAAAGGGTATCTGGTTCTTTGCACTTCAAACAAGAGCGAAGCATCGGTAGGATATGGGACCATTTATGGGGATATGGCAGGTGGTTTTGCACCGATAATAGATGTTTATAAAACGATGGTATATAGGTTGGCTAAATATAGAAACCATCTTAAACCTGATATTCCAGAAAGGGTTTTTCTAAAAGTCCCTTCTGCTGAACTACGTCCCGGACAGACAGACTATGAGGTTTTACCTCCTTATGAAATCCTTGACCAAATTTTATATCTTTATCTTGAAAAAAAGTATTCTTGTCAGGCTATTATAGAAAAAGGGTTTGAAAAGTCAGTGGTAGAAAAGGTATTAGCCATGGTTAAAAGGGCTGAGTTTAAAAGAAAACAAGCACCTTTTGGCCCTAAGGTTACTAAAATTTCTTTGGTAGCAGATAGAAATTATCCGGTAGTTTAA